Within Sorghum bicolor cultivar BTx623 chromosome 2, Sorghum_bicolor_NCBIv3, whole genome shotgun sequence, the genomic segment ctctcataacaaattaaTATTAGCATTAGCAACAATCTTTTTCCTAACTAGGTACTAAAATCAAATTTTCAAATTGATAGACCAAGCTGAAACATCCGTATAAATTAATAGACCACTAATACATTTAACTCCTTAAAATATGTTTTCTTATTAGAAGGTAAGATCAATAGAAATGTGCTAAAAAATCATAGCTTTTTGTGGGGTAACAACTTATGCATTCCATTTAACTTAAATTACACTTTAAAATGATTAATTGGAAAAATACAAATGTTTGGAAGCGATAAATGTTTTAAATTCTTATTAGAAGCACTAGAATTGTTTTCAAACACCATAAAGAGAGAAATGATTCAGAGAAGAAGTTAATTGGAACCAAATTTTTTTATAGTAATCGTGATAAACATGTTGTgatttctagttctagttttaaGAATTTAACAAAATATTTATCTGATGAAACAAAATATTCTTAAATTGGTTATAGTTTTCATCAGATAaataattttgaaaataattaagATCCGAAGTATTTGTACGAGAATTTAAAACCTATTGTCAACCAAGAGGATTAAAGAAACATTTATTAGAGAATCTGAAACCTACTATCAACCAAGAGGATTAAAGAAAAGGAATCACGAAAAACTACTCGGTGACCGTTTGTGGTTCCTAGGCGGAAAAAGAAGAATCGATTCAAAACAGCCAATGTTCCTGCTGCTGGTGGTAACCAAGACTACTTTTACAGGCTTACAGCCGTATATTATACTGTACAGCACTAGTGATTTACAAGTCCCCGAATCCAATGGCAGTGAAAAATAGCTGTAGTTTCCTTGTTTTACGAATCAAGTTTTACTTTTACCTGCATATCAATAACATGGTGCAGCAGGAGCAGGAGTAGCAGCAGTgtttttttaggccttgtttagttctcgaataaaaactttttggatacgatatcaattttgtttgtatttgacaattattatttaattataaattaactaggtttaaaaattttatcttataaattatagataaaatgtataattagttattttttatttatttaatattctatgtcgATGGAataaagaatcttgaaaagttttgaattttttttaaaaaaaacaagacCTTGGCCAAGATAATTACTATACTACAGTGTTCATGTCCATTATTACGAGTAGTAGTAGATGTGACAGGAGAGAGGGAATCTGGCTGCAGACGTTGGACGTTGGCAGCATCGTTGACCTGGGGGCGATCCCGATCATCCTGCAGTGCTACAGTGGAATGAATGAATACCGATCATCACTTGACCAGCAAGTCATGCGCTGGTGCCTTGGAGGTTTTCAGGCTGTCTGCGTGCGTGTGAGTGCGATCGAGGGCAGAGGAGGACGATATCCTTGGCGGCAGAGCATCCCATGGTGCCCTTGGCTGCGGCGACACGGAACGGAACCCTAAactcttgtttacttctaaagaattttataaaataaaaatagtagtactttcatttgtatttgataaatattgtccaattattattattattattattattattattattattattattattattattattattattattattattattattattattattattattctccAATGCTCTACCAATAATGTAGTACGTACTTTGTATAataaaacaacaacaacaacaacaattaaGAGCAAATAAAAGTGGTGGTGGATGTGGAGCTGCCGGAACACATGGCTTAGGCTGGATAATGGTGCTCCTGCTCCGTCCTGCTCTGCTGGAAAGACCACTGCCCTCCACATCCACATGTGACCAGACCATGGCCATGCCAACAATGCAATGCACACCTGCCTCTGTCTGCCCAACCCAACCACAACCATAACCATAACCATAACCAACCGGGTAAAAAAATCCACTTATTATCCTCCAAACACTATTGTGTCTGTGTTTGGGCTAATACTATATAAAAACTGACAATTTTGCTGCTAATGCAATAATCACGCATACCGCAGCTTGAATCTTTAAACCTCTCTTTCAGTctcctcatcatcatctttatctttttttttctaaaaaaaaaaaagaaaagctgGCTGCTCCCCTCCGCACCGCTCCAGTCCTCCTAGGCCTCCTTGTTTATATTTTGGCGGTAGGGGCTGCTGCAAAGGGGGGCATCTCTTCCAGCTAGGATTAGGAAGGAACTTGTTGGAGTGGAGGATCGATGCTTTCTTTCCCTCAAAGCAAAACCAGTCAGCACTCATCGTCATCCCCACACAAGCGGCTGGCATTTCGGATCCCCAATTCATCATCTCATCCGGATCAATCAATCGGGATCGGATCGAATCATCAGTTTGGCAGGCACAACAAGGAAACTTCTTCTTCCCATATATATCTTTGATTGAGGGCCGGCCCGGTTCATGCGCGAGAGAGAcgcaatggcgccgccgtccCCTTCCTCCGCTCCGGCCAAGAAACGCATCAAGTGGCTGCGACGCAACAACAAGAAGGTTCGTGCAGCCTGCATTGCTCCCCTCCCCTTCCCATTCTCCTCCGTCCCCATGCCCTGCCCGCAACATCATTTCGCTCCCGACCCGAGAGGATCGGAGAGACCGAGGTGTCAGTCTTGTTCGGCAATGGCGAGACGCATGGCGTTCGTGGATTCatctcgtcctcgtcctcgtcctcgtcctcttcCGTGATTCATTCTGTTTGCGGCGTTCGAGGACGCCTTCATTATTATTGTCCTTTCCTTTTGCATGCGCCGGAGGATAGTATACTCTTGAATTCTCTGCTGATGACTTGTTGATTGCGATGTGTTCTGTGCGACAGGTGATCGATACGTACCTCGGCGAGGCGCGGGCGGCTCTCGCTGCGGCGGCGCAGGACACCGACGATGGGGACgacgcggcggtggcggcgctcgCCCTGGTCACCGCCGCTCTCGAGATGTCGCCGCGGGCTGAGGCGGCGCTAGAGCTCCGGGCGCGGGCACTCCTTGCGCTCAGGCGCTACCGCGACGTCGCCGACATGCTCCGCGACTACATCCCCAGCTGCGCCAAGTCGTGCTCTGCCGACGACGCCACCACCTCGTCCTCGTCTGGCTCCGGGGCTGAGCTCCTGTCCCCGGACCGCGACCGCTTCGACGCCGGCGCCACCCGCTTCCTCTGCTGCCTCGACGTGTCCGACCTCAAGCGCCGCCTTGTCGCAAGCTTCTCCAGGAGCTCCGGCACCGAGGCCTACCAGTGGAGGTACTTGGCCCTGGGCCAAGCTTGCTTCCACCTCGGCCTGATGGAGGACGCGGTGGTGCTTCTCCAAACCGGCCGCCGCCTGGCCACCGCGGCGTTCCGGCGCGAGAGCGTGTGCTGGTCGGAGGACAGCTTCTCGCCGTCCAACAACACAAGGACGTCGTCCTCCAATAAGTGCAGCTCCACCTCAGCGTCCGAGGCGGAGTCCGTGTCCCAGCTGCTCGCGCACGTgaagctcctcctccgccgccgcgccgcggcgGTTGCAGCGCTCGACGCCGGCCTCCCCGGCGAGGCCGTGCGGCATTTCAACAAGGTGCTCGACACGCGCCGCAGCGTTCTGCCGCACCCCTTCGCCACGGCCTGCCTCGTGGGCCGCGCCGCCGCGTTCCGATCGGCGGGGCGCCCCGCGGACGCCATCGCGGACTGCAACCGCGCGCTGGCGCTCGACCCGGCCTTCATCCCGGCGCTGCGCGCGCGCGCCGACCTGCTGGAGTCGGTCGGCGCGCTCCCGGACTGCCTCCGGGACCTGGACCACCTCAAGCTCCTGTACGACGCCGCGCTCCGGGACGGCAAGCTGCCGGGGCCGAGCTGGCGGCCGCAGGGCGGCATCCGGTTCGGGGAGATCGCCGGCGCGCACCGCACGCTCACCGCGCGTATCCAGCTGCTACGCGGCCGGGTCGCCGCCGGCGAAGGGTGCAGCGTCGACTACTACGCCCTCCTCGGGGTGCGGCGCGGGTGCACGCGGTCGGAGCTGGAGCGCGCGCACCTGGTGCTGACGCTGAAGCTGAAGCCCGACCGGTCGGTGTCGTTCGCGGAGAGGCTGGAGCTGGTGGACGAGCACCGCGACCTGGAGGCCGTGCGCGACCAGGCGCGCATGTCGGCGCTGTTCCTGTACCGGATGCTGCAGAAGGGGTATTCGTTCATCATGTCGGCCGTGctggacgaggaggctgcggagAGGCAGAGGGCCaaggacgcggcggcggcggcggcggctgctgctgctgctgatttGGCTGCCATGGCAGAGTCGGAacccaagcaagaagaagaagaagaagaagaagaagaagaagaagaagaagaagaagaagaagtgaCGACAATGCCAGAGAAGCCTGTTCTTCCCCTCGCCATTGCAAACGGTGGCAACGTTATTGTCACCACCATGCCGCCGGAAGCGGTGATTCCAATGCCCAGGACAGTGGTGACCGCGGCGACGCCATTGAGCCCAGCGTTCCAGGGCGTGTTCTGCCGCGACATGGCGGTGGTGGGCACCCTGCTGTCCCGTGGCGGGTTCGAGCGGGCGATTCCGGTGAAGTGCGAGGCAATGAGCTGCTGATGGTGGATCGGATCCAACGATGAACTCGAAGTTGCAAGCATTGTACAGTTTGGCAAGTCAGCTTTCCATTCCAAGTAGTGTGTTCCATTCCAAGTAGTTTGGCAAGTCAGCTTTCCATTCCAAGTAGTGTGGGGGAGGAGGAAGAGATTATATATCGAGCAAAAATAGTAGCAAATTTTGTTGAGATTTTGATTTGGCTTCCTTGGTTTGTCGTGTCAGCACAGCAGCAGGTCCTTTTCCGAGTTTATAGGGttatattaaggccttgtttagttcacctcaaaatccaaaaaaatttcaagattccccgtcacatcgaatcttgcggtacatgcatgaaacattaaatatagacgaaaataaaaactaattacacagtttgtctgtaaatcgcgaga encodes:
- the LOC8077513 gene encoding uncharacterized protein LOC8077513, whose protein sequence is MRERDAMAPPSPSSAPAKKRIKWLRRNNKKVIDTYLGEARAALAAAAQDTDDGDDAAVAALALVTAALEMSPRAEAALELRARALLALRRYRDVADMLRDYIPSCAKSCSADDATTSSSSGSGAELLSPDRDRFDAGATRFLCCLDVSDLKRRLVASFSRSSGTEAYQWRYLALGQACFHLGLMEDAVVLLQTGRRLATAAFRRESVCWSEDSFSPSNNTRTSSSNKCSSTSASEAESVSQLLAHVKLLLRRRAAAVAALDAGLPGEAVRHFNKVLDTRRSVLPHPFATACLVGRAAAFRSAGRPADAIADCNRALALDPAFIPALRARADLLESVGALPDCLRDLDHLKLLYDAALRDGKLPGPSWRPQGGIRFGEIAGAHRTLTARIQLLRGRVAAGEGCSVDYYALLGVRRGCTRSELERAHLVLTLKLKPDRSVSFAERLELVDEHRDLEAVRDQARMSALFLYRMLQKGYSFIMSAVLDEEAAERQRAKDAAAAAAAAAAADLAAMAESEPKQEEEEEEEEEEEEEEEEEVTTMPEKPVLPLAIANGGNVIVTTMPPEAVIPMPRTVVTAATPLSPAFQGVFCRDMAVVGTLLSRGGFERAIPVKCEAMSC